The Streptococcus pantholopis genome has a segment encoding these proteins:
- a CDS encoding GTP pyrophosphokinase, whose product MKNSVYGKYEVYLPLILEEFSQQLEDKNKEMQQKTGHKLFEHFTARVKSAASMEEKCARKQLPVTAEGALKVIHDSIGLRFVCGFVDDIYKLAELIRGLDGCHIILEKDYIQHAKPNGYRSYHIIAEVETPYEDCLGNKPGSYFIEIQLRTLAMDSWASLEHQMKYKRDIKDPKRIVRELKRCADELASCDLTMQTIRDLIQESQT is encoded by the coding sequence ATGAAAAATTCAGTTTACGGCAAATATGAAGTTTACCTGCCTCTTATATTAGAGGAGTTCAGCCAGCAGCTTGAGGATAAAAATAAGGAAATGCAGCAAAAAACTGGGCACAAACTTTTTGAACATTTTACTGCTCGGGTCAAATCAGCGGCAAGTATGGAAGAAAAGTGTGCTCGGAAACAGCTCCCGGTAACGGCAGAAGGTGCTTTAAAGGTTATTCACGACAGTATCGGTTTACGCTTTGTCTGCGGATTTGTGGACGATATCTATAAATTAGCAGAGCTTATCCGCGGTTTGGACGGCTGTCATATTATCCTTGAAAAAGACTATATTCAGCATGCAAAACCTAACGGTTACCGTTCTTATCATATCATTGCTGAAGTCGAGACGCCTTATGAAGATTGCTTGGGCAATAAACCGGGCTCCTATTTTATTGAAATTCAGCTTCGGACTTTGGCGATGGATTCTTGGGCCAGCTTAGAGCATCAAATGAAATATAAACGAGATATCAAAGATCCTAAGCGGATTGTACGAGAGCTTAAGCGCTGTGCTGATGAGCTGGCTTCTTGCGATTTAACCATGCAGACCATTCGCGACCTTATTCAGGAAAGTCAGACTTAG
- a CDS encoding response regulator transcription factor, with protein MKILVAEDEVQIARVLTAALKREGYAVDTVANGQEAVDQAAKNAYDVMVLDIMMPVKTGIEAVKEIRQSGNRSYVIMLTAMAEIDDRVNGLDAGADDYLTKPFSLKELLARVRSLGRRVDTDLGIVSLGHTALNVEEHELSSKNTIRLAGKEAKMLAYFMLNAGKRLSTQQLFSHVWPKDEVSGVDSGYVYIYISYLRQKLQAVGADLAIVAHKGGVFELVEM; from the coding sequence ATGAAAATTTTAGTTGCAGAAGACGAAGTCCAAATTGCTCGTGTTTTAACAGCTGCGCTTAAGCGCGAAGGGTATGCAGTAGACACTGTTGCTAACGGACAAGAAGCCGTTGACCAGGCAGCAAAGAACGCTTATGATGTTATGGTATTGGATATTATGATGCCTGTTAAAACAGGGATTGAAGCTGTTAAGGAAATCAGGCAGTCGGGCAATCGTTCCTATGTTATTATGCTGACAGCTATGGCGGAAATTGATGACCGGGTAAACGGATTGGATGCGGGAGCTGATGACTACCTGACCAAACCCTTCTCTTTAAAAGAACTGCTGGCGCGTGTGCGTTCGCTGGGACGCAGGGTGGATACAGATTTGGGTATTGTAAGCTTAGGCCATACGGCACTGAACGTAGAAGAACATGAATTAAGCAGCAAAAATACTATCCGGCTGGCTGGAAAAGAAGCAAAAATGCTGGCCTATTTTATGCTTAATGCCGGCAAGCGTCTGTCCACTCAGCAGCTGTTCAGCCATGTTTGGCCGAAAGATGAGGTCAGTGGGGTTGACAGCGGCTATGTTTATATTTATATCTCTTATCTTCGGCAGAAACTGCAGGCTGTCGGTGCTGATCTTGCTATCGTTGCTCATAAAGGCGGTGTCTTTGAATTAGTAGAAATGTAG